Within the Borreliella valaisiana VS116 genome, the region AAAATATTATTTAAACAATAATATTATTGCGTTTTATTTTGCTCATTTTATTAGATCTGATAATGAGCAAAATAAAGAGATAGAGCATGTAAAGGGGTTTTGTGATCTTTACAACATTGATTTAAAAATTAAGAAATGTGATGTAGATATAAAAAGTGAGTCAGTTAGGTTGGGAGTATCTATTGAAGAGCTTGCAAGAAAGTTTAGATATAATGCTTTAGAAAATGCTCTTAAAGAAAATGATGCAAATTATATTGCACTTGCTCATAACGAGAATGATCAAATTGAAACAATCATTATGAGATTTTTTCAAGGATCTTTTTTGGATGGTCTTGCAGGTATTCCCGATGTTAATAGAAATATTATAAGACCTTTACTCGAGGTTTCAAGGCTAGAAATTGAAAATTTTTTATCTTTGAATAATATTAGTTTTTTTGTTGATAGTACGAATGCTCAAAATTTATATTTAAGAAATAGAGTTAGAAATAATTTATTACCATATATAGAAAAGATTTTTAAAGGGTACGAAAAATGTCTTAAAAGAATATCTGAATTTTCAAAGGAATTTACAGATTATTTTGAAAAAAAGGAATTTTTTCCCGTTGAGAAAGGCAAATATTATTATTCTTTTGATTTGAAAACTTTTTTAGATTTTCCCAAGTATTTGGTGTTTAGATTGATTTTTAAAATTTTAAATTCAGAGGGAATTGTAGCTAAAGTTTCTTATAAATCTCTTAATGAAATATTTAAAGTAGAGATTGATAAAAAGAAAAACAATGTTTTGTTAAAAACCAATGATTTTTTTTTAGAAAAAAGGCATAATAAAATTAATTTGATTTTTAAAAGAGATGAAAAATTTTACAAACCTTTTGATTTTATTTTGGAAGTTGGGAAATGGCATAGTTTATCTTTAGGTAAGATTTTGCTAAAATGTTTAGAGTGTAATGCAGTTTCTGTATCAAGGCTAAAATGTTGTTCTTATGAGTTTAGATATAAATTTTTTAAGGATAGATTGAAAGCAAAAAAATTTTTTTCTAAGTTTATAAGGTGTAATCCGACTTATTTGATGTTATTGGCATTAGATAATAGGTTAATTGGAATTATTGATTTAAATACTTTAAACTTATTATGGAGTGAAAAAAGAATTCTTAAAAAAATTAGTATATCTTTGATTGGAGGGCTTTTAAAGGAATGAATGGCAATAATAATATGAATAATAATGGAAAGTCTAATAACAAAAAAAAGAATAAAAATTGGATTTTAGGACTTGTTGTTATTTTTTTAATTTCAGCAATATTTATGTCATATTTTATAAGGGGGGGGGAAAGCTATAAAAATGTTCCTTATAGTACTTTTCAGAGTTATTTAGACAATGGTTTGGTTGAGTCTGTAATAATAATTGATAAAAATTTGATTCAATTTGTTGTCAAAGGTTCTAACTTTACGAAATCTTATTTTTCTACCAGTATTCCTTATCTTGATATAAATTTGCTTTCAGAACTAAAAAATAAAAAAGTTGAGCTTAGCTCGGGTAAAAGCCAAGCTTCTTTGATTGGAGTTTTATTACAAACTTTGCCATGGATTTTATTTTTTGTTTTCTTTTTCTTTATATTTCGTCAAACTCAAGGTGGTGGTGGAAAGGTTTTTACATTTGGAAAAAGTAATGCTCAAAAGTATGAAGCTGGAAAGAACAAAATTACCTTTAAAGATGTGGCTGGTCAAGAAGAGGTTAAACAAGAGCTTTACGAAGTTGTTGAATTTCTTAAAAATCCAAAAAAATTTGAAAAAATAGGTGCAAAAATTCCTAAAGGGGTGCTTTTGGTTGGCTCTCCGGGTACTGGCAAGACTTTGCTTGCCAAAGCCGTTGCTGGCGAGGCTGGGGTTAGTTTTTTTCACATGTCAGGTTCAGATTTTGTTGAAATGTTTGTTGGAGTTGGAGCAAGCCGTGTTAGAGATTTATTTGACAATGCTAGAAAAAATTCTCCATGTATCATTTTTATTGATGAGCTTGATGCTGTTGGTCGAAGTCGTGGTGCAGGGCTTGGCGGCGGTCATGATGAAAGAGAGCAAACTCTTAATCAGCTATTGGTTGAAATGGATGGATTTGGAACGCATACCAATGTAATTGTTATGGCTGCCACAAATCGTCCAGATGTTCTTGATTCTGCTCTGCTTAGACCTGGACGATTTGATAGGCAAGTAACAGTTTCTTTGCCTGATATTAAGGAAAGAGAGGCAATATTAAATATTCATTCTGCAAAAACAAAACTTTCAAAAGATATTAATTTACAGGTAATAGCAAGAGCTACTCCTGGAGCTAGTGGTGCTGATCTTGCAAATTTAATTAATGAGGGAGCCTTAATAGCTGCAAGAAATAATCAAGATGAAATTTTAATGAAGGATATGGAAGAAGCTAGAGATAAAATATTGATGGGAGTTGCAAAAAAATCTATGACTATTACCGATAAACAAAAGCTTGAGACGGCTTATCATGAGGCAGGTCATGCCTTGCTTCATTATTATCTTAAATATGCTGATCCACTCCACAAGGTTACCATTATTCCAAGAGGTAGGGCACTTGGTGTCGCATTTTCGCTTCCAAGGGAAGATAGGCTTTCAATAAACAAGCATCAAATTCTTGATAAAATAAAGATATGTTATGGTGGTTATGCTAGTGAGCAAATAAATTTGGGTGTTACAACAGCGGGTGTTCAAAACGATTTAATGCAAG harbors:
- the ftsH gene encoding ATP-dependent zinc metalloprotease FtsH, translated to MNGNNNMNNNGKSNNKKKNKNWILGLVVIFLISAIFMSYFIRGGESYKNVPYSTFQSYLDNGLVESVIIIDKNLIQFVVKGSNFTKSYFSTSIPYLDINLLSELKNKKVELSSGKSQASLIGVLLQTLPWILFFVFFFFIFRQTQGGGGKVFTFGKSNAQKYEAGKNKITFKDVAGQEEVKQELYEVVEFLKNPKKFEKIGAKIPKGVLLVGSPGTGKTLLAKAVAGEAGVSFFHMSGSDFVEMFVGVGASRVRDLFDNARKNSPCIIFIDELDAVGRSRGAGLGGGHDEREQTLNQLLVEMDGFGTHTNVIVMAATNRPDVLDSALLRPGRFDRQVTVSLPDIKEREAILNIHSAKTKLSKDINLQVIARATPGASGADLANLINEGALIAARNNQDEILMKDMEEARDKILMGVAKKSMTITDKQKLETAYHEAGHALLHYYLKYADPLHKVTIIPRGRALGVAFSLPREDRLSINKHQILDKIKICYGGYASEQINLGVTTAGVQNDLMQATSLAKKMVTEWGMGEEVGPIFLVDDEAPIFLPKEFSKAKAYSENTADKVDREVKRILEECLKEASDILIKHKDQLVKLAKELVLRETLTDKEVRELLGFEASKDEYDLIVANSVAKEVKEE
- the tilS gene encoding tRNA lysidine(34) synthetase TilS codes for the protein MHFLDNNIQIKIDKFYKKNFLSKDRVIVAFSGGADSTTLLLNLKYYLNNNIIAFYFAHFIRSDNEQNKEIEHVKGFCDLYNIDLKIKKCDVDIKSESVRLGVSIEELARKFRYNALENALKENDANYIALAHNENDQIETIIMRFFQGSFLDGLAGIPDVNRNIIRPLLEVSRLEIENFLSLNNISFFVDSTNAQNLYLRNRVRNNLLPYIEKIFKGYEKCLKRISEFSKEFTDYFEKKEFFPVEKGKYYYSFDLKTFLDFPKYLVFRLIFKILNSEGIVAKVSYKSLNEIFKVEIDKKKNNVLLKTNDFFLEKRHNKINLIFKRDEKFYKPFDFILEVGKWHSLSLGKILLKCLECNAVSVSRLKCCSYEFRYKFFKDRLKAKKFFSKFIRCNPTYLMLLALDNRLIGIIDLNTLNLLWSEKRILKKISISLIGGLLKE